CGCTGCAGCCCCCATGCCTGAAGACAGCGCACCACATTGGGTCCCAGCTGAATACCGGCTCCGACTTCGGAAAACTGCGCTGCACGCTCGAACAGGCGCACGTCCCAGTCAGCCCGCACCGCCGCAATGGCAGCTGCCAGACCGCCAATACCGCCACCCGCAATCAACACCTGCTTGTTCATGGACTCTTATTGTGCCGCTTAGTCGCCAGCTTCGAAGAGAACTCTTGTTTGCGCTGCCGCAAACCTTGCAGCCATGAAAAAAGCCCGCCAAGGCGGGCTCTTTCAACGTGCGCAAAAGCAGATCAAATAGCGAACTTTTCGCGATCCTGGTCTGCAATCCACTTTGGCGGCTTGCCACGACCGGTCCAAGTCTGACCCGTAGCAGGATCACGATACTTGGGGGCCACCTTGGCGCCCGCATTGGCGGAAGAGCGCGCGCGAGCGGGAGGGAAAACATCTTCAGCAGTCAAGCCGTACTCGGCAATCAGGCCGCGAACCTTGCTCACAGCTTCAGCCAGTTCACGCGAACGGGCTTCGTTGATTTGCTGTTCCAGCTCTTCTCTCTGCTTCAGGAGTTCCTTGTAAGTGCTCATGATTTGCGCTTCTTGGTTGATTAAAGTGGACTCATTATAAATGCCGGAATTTCAAATTCATGATTTTCCGAGTAAGCAAAAACCACAATTCAGAATATTTATAAAATGCAACTACGTGT
This region of Comamonas thiooxydans genomic DNA includes:
- a CDS encoding H-NS family nucleoid-associated regulatory protein; protein product: MSTYKELLKQREELEQQINEARSRELAEAVSKVRGLIAEYGLTAEDVFPPARARSSANAGAKVAPKYRDPATGQTWTGRGKPPKWIADQDREKFAI